The following are from one region of the Corylus avellana chromosome ca1, CavTom2PMs-1.0 genome:
- the LOC132162849 gene encoding uncharacterized protein LOC132162849: protein MAAESNTGFHRDESFGSAMNRHAISFQSGAINSTSEMIPMSNYFGMNSTGDMVFSGSSSNIINNNPVISQAVNPSGSSLVLDSVPGLKHDTGLAVEWSVEEQYKLEDGLDKFSDEPSIMRYIKIAATLRDKTVRDVALRCRWMTRKRRKPEEHNMGKKVNNRKDKLMESSSKTNIHSSLPLNVAAYPHIMDHMDQNGRMPYEVSGIGGAAKHLLEQNAQAFNQISDNLSTYKFQDNINLFCKTRNNISAILNDMRDMPGIMSQMPPLPECINEDLANNILRNTT from the exons ATGGCAGCCGAGTCGAACACAGGGTTTCACCGCGACGAAAGTTTCGGTTCTGCTATGAATCGGCACGCGATATCGTTTCAGTCCGGGGCGATAAACAGCACGTCCGAGATGATTCCGATGAGCAATTACTTTGGGATGAACAGCACTGGAGACATGGTGTTTTCTGGGAGTTCTTCCAACATCATTAACAACAATCCTGTGATAAGTCAGGCTGTGAACCCATCAGGTTCTTCTCTTGTTCTTGATTCGGTGCCCGGCCTCAAGCACGACACCGGGTTGGCCGTGGAGTGGTCGGTCGAGGAACAGTACAAATTAGAGGATGGCCTCGATAA GTTTTCTGATGAACCAAGTATCATGAGGTATATCAAGATTGCAGCCACATTGCGTGATAAAACTGTTCGTGATGTTGCTTTGAGATGTAGGTGGATGACG AGAAAGCGAAGAAAACCTGAAGAACATAACATGGGGAAAAAGGTGAATAACCGAAAG GATAAGCTGATGGAGTCATCTTCAAAGACCAATATACATTCTTCTTTGCCACTGAACGTTGCTGCATATCCCCATATAATGGATCATATGGATCAGAATGGGCGCATGCCTTATGAAG TCTCAGGAATAGGTGGTGCAGCAAAGCATCTCTTGGAACAGAATGCTCAAGCTTTTAACCAAATTTCAGATAATCTGTCCACATACAAG TTTCAGGATAACATCAATCTCTTCTGTAAGACGAGAAACAATATTTCTGCTATCCTAAATGA TATGAGAGATATGCCTGGCATAATGAGCCAAATGCCGCCACTGCCTGAATGCATAAACGAGGATCTTGCAAACAATATTTTGCGTAACACAACTTAG
- the LOC132191584 gene encoding gibberellin 2-beta-dioxygenase 6-like, with translation MLQSNPPLLQHYGELVHHPSEFPALVCDEPKNGVAMEECQLPLIDLNDLNSDNERERLACSRAIARASSVWGFFQVVNHGMSPELLRRMRREQVKLFQTPFERKTTWGLLNNSYRWGTPTATSPKQFSWSEAFHIPLSHISEEACYGEYNSLREVMKEFAAAMSKIARLLAGILAENLGNQKGVFEDICDESTCFLRFNRYPACPISQEIFGLVPHTDSDFLTILCQDQVGGLQLMKDSQWVAAKPNKDALVVNIGDLFQAWSNNVYKSVEHKVMANRTMERYSIAYFLCPSYDSLIASCREPSVYRKFTFGEYRSQVQEDVKKTGYKVGLPRFLL, from the exons ATGCTCCAATCAAATCCACCTCTCCTACAGCATTATGGAGAACTTGTGCACCACCCATCTGAATTTCCTGCACTTGTGTGTGATGAACCCAAAAATGGAGTGGCCATGGAGGAATGCCAACTCCCATTGATAGACCTCAATGATCTAAACTCTGACAATGAAAGGGAGAGGCTAGCTTGCTCTAGAGCGATTGCCAGAGCGTCGTCGGTGTGGGGATTCTTCCAAGTAGTGAACCACGGGATGAGCCCCGAGTTACTCCGGCGGATGAGGAGAGAGCAAGTGAAGCTTTTTCAAACACCCTTTGAGAGGAAAACTACTTGGGGGCTTCTGAACAATTCATACAGGTGGGGGACACCAACAGCTACTTCTCCAAAGCAGTTCTCATGGTCTGAAGCCTTCCACATTCCTCTCTCACATATTTCAGAAGAAGCCTGCTATGGAGAGTACAACTCTCTAAG GGAAGTGATGAAGGAATTTGCAGCAGCCATGTCAAAAATAGCAAGGTTGCTTGCAGGGATTCTGGCAGAGAATCTGGGCAACCAGAAGGGAGTTTTTGAAGATATTTGCGATGAAAGCACATGCTTTCTCCGCTTCAATCGCTACCCGGCCTGCCCAATATCCCAAGAAATATTCGGCTTAGTGCCCCACACCGACAGTGATTTCCTCACAATCCTTTGCCAAGATCAAGTCGGTGGGCTTCAGCTCATGAAAGATTCCCAATGGGTGGCTGCTAAGCCCAACAAAGATGCTCTCGTTGTGAATATTGGAGATCTTTTTCAG GCATGGAGCAATAATGTGTACAAAAGCGTGGAGCACAAGGTGATGGCTAATAGGACAATGGAGAGATACTCGATAGCATATTTCCTCTGCCCTTCCTATGATTCTTTAATTGCGAGTTGCAGAGAACCCTCAGTCTATAGAAAGTTCACGTTTGGAGAGTACAGGAGCCAAGTTCAAGAAGATGTCAAAAAAACCGGCTACAAAGTAGGGCTTCCAAGATTCCTCCTTTAG